Proteins co-encoded in one bacterium genomic window:
- a CDS encoding serine/threonine-protein kinase: MANEFPDGFPSDPLASHTTRPAGAYATSDPTQDLPPRTILRWMMRACEEDTHEGEPDPGQAPVGYELLSQIAGGGMGEVWEAIQVSLGRVVAVKMIRRDLLKKDRLEPRALRRRQIDFQREAIVSARLEHPNILPVHDFGVDDDGNPLLAMKRIYGTPWNQLLLEDFAELSPQEFLARHIPILIDVAQGVAFAHSRGIVHRDIKPSQVMVGEFGEVLLTDWGLAVEVTQVSSSEVPRAGAATRMPTLHTATNPCGTAVLMAPEQTMQTTDGIGFHTDVYLLAGTLYYLLTGTYPHAVGDSRRSFWHASMGTIDPPEERAPGRWIPPELRDLCLGGLAPDVSKRLDSVTDFIAGLEDYLSGATRRRESTAITDEVERMLKTASDDYSVFGDCTSRLQQAGALWPENPQLPSLKTRTHAGHGRAALERGDLALARIQAELLDAGTQRDELLAKVQTAEAQAIRQRKKLRRAVATSFILLIVLLSGSIAGGYTFRKQRNAEQRLREQAEAAQAVAVERARASQGLVNFMLEDLGDSLRSDVPRDAELIGKVADRVMEHFDEIDTSRDSREIRLEHAAGLLRVSHAISRLAKYDEAIRLTQQSADIREKLLGKETMEWADSIGEVGRNYDMMGDTASAEPILRESMRLLRENAPRDSEEFYSGLIRLARLERELADWPNAEKLFLESLEVAREASDVAPRREALALGNLGGLYRFQGRREEAEEMFRQSLEITQKLYGPESEETGYRTMDLGIIAKDRGRLDEGRELLEHAEVILSQKLGPNHPGIVQTISSLGDIAYVTGDLEKATGYYNRCMTIQESVFGPDYYYLAPTLQALGTIHFRQGDYEEARACLNRALELQNKEHGENSVYHVETLMTLAALYDQSGNKDLTEETFKQILSILEENYSPDHPNVGVTKSNLALFYYQQGRYSEADPLYRQALANLTKAYGAAHPFTSQTCRSTALNLYYWADESDPENAPERWQVLQQFIDENRGGLTEVVADRFQAEVWMGTGEREKACELVNRLVQENDDLGEAILRLAEECGIGVPPPASDENL; the protein is encoded by the coding sequence GTCGCCGTGAAGATGATCCGTCGGGACCTTCTGAAGAAGGACCGTTTAGAGCCAAGGGCGCTGCGACGTCGCCAGATCGACTTCCAGCGCGAAGCGATCGTCTCTGCCCGTCTGGAGCACCCGAACATCCTGCCGGTGCACGACTTCGGTGTGGATGACGATGGGAATCCGCTCCTTGCAATGAAACGCATCTACGGAACGCCCTGGAATCAACTGCTGCTTGAGGATTTTGCTGAGCTGTCGCCACAGGAATTCCTGGCGCGTCACATTCCGATCCTGATCGACGTTGCGCAGGGCGTGGCCTTTGCGCATTCGCGCGGTATCGTGCATCGAGACATCAAGCCAAGCCAGGTGATGGTCGGCGAGTTCGGCGAAGTGCTACTGACCGATTGGGGACTGGCGGTGGAAGTCACGCAGGTTTCGTCATCCGAGGTGCCTCGGGCCGGCGCCGCGACGCGAATGCCCACATTGCACACAGCGACGAATCCGTGTGGAACGGCCGTTCTGATGGCGCCGGAGCAGACAATGCAAACCACGGACGGAATCGGTTTCCACACGGACGTGTACTTATTGGCAGGGACGTTGTACTACTTGCTGACTGGGACCTACCCACATGCGGTTGGTGACAGCCGGCGTTCGTTCTGGCATGCGTCGATGGGAACGATCGATCCGCCAGAGGAACGTGCTCCCGGCCGATGGATTCCGCCGGAGTTGCGCGACCTGTGTTTGGGGGGCCTCGCGCCGGACGTATCGAAGAGACTGGACTCGGTCACGGACTTCATTGCGGGTCTAGAAGATTACCTGAGCGGCGCGACGCGGCGCCGCGAATCCACTGCGATCACCGATGAAGTCGAGCGGATGCTGAAGACTGCATCGGATGACTACTCGGTTTTCGGTGATTGCACGTCACGATTGCAGCAGGCCGGCGCCTTGTGGCCGGAGAATCCGCAGTTGCCGTCGCTGAAAACGCGTACACATGCGGGACACGGCCGCGCTGCGCTCGAGCGCGGCGATCTGGCGCTGGCGCGGATCCAGGCGGAGTTGCTGGACGCTGGAACGCAGCGCGATGAGTTGCTTGCCAAAGTACAAACCGCGGAAGCTCAAGCAATCCGGCAGCGGAAGAAGCTGCGGCGGGCGGTTGCCACGTCGTTCATTCTGTTGATCGTTTTGCTCAGCGGTTCTATCGCCGGCGGCTACACGTTCCGAAAGCAGCGGAACGCAGAGCAGCGACTGCGCGAGCAGGCGGAGGCTGCTCAGGCCGTAGCCGTTGAGCGAGCGCGGGCGTCGCAAGGCCTCGTGAACTTCATGCTGGAAGATCTCGGCGACTCGTTGCGCTCGGATGTTCCGCGCGATGCGGAACTGATCGGAAAGGTCGCAGATCGCGTGATGGAGCACTTCGACGAGATCGATACGTCCCGCGATTCGAGGGAGATTCGACTGGAGCACGCAGCAGGTTTGTTGCGCGTATCGCACGCAATCAGCCGGCTGGCCAAGTACGACGAAGCGATTCGACTCACGCAGCAATCGGCGGATATTCGCGAGAAGCTGCTGGGCAAGGAGACGATGGAGTGGGCAGATTCGATTGGCGAGGTCGGGCGCAATTACGACATGATGGGCGATACGGCGAGCGCGGAACCGATCCTGCGAGAGTCCATGCGGCTCCTGCGAGAGAATGCCCCCCGCGACAGCGAAGAATTCTACTCAGGCCTGATCCGTCTCGCGCGACTCGAGCGCGAACTGGCAGATTGGCCGAATGCGGAAAAGCTGTTCCTGGAGTCACTGGAAGTCGCACGCGAAGCGTCCGATGTTGCGCCGCGTCGGGAAGCTCTGGCGCTCGGTAACCTGGGAGGACTCTATCGCTTCCAGGGGCGGCGCGAGGAGGCGGAGGAGATGTTCCGCCAGTCCTTGGAGATAACGCAAAAACTCTATGGTCCGGAGAGCGAGGAAACAGGCTATCGCACGATGGACCTTGGGATCATTGCAAAGGATCGCGGCCGTCTGGATGAAGGCAGGGAATTGCTCGAGCACGCGGAGGTGATTCTCTCTCAGAAGCTCGGGCCGAATCATCCCGGAATCGTTCAGACGATTTCATCGCTGGGCGATATCGCTTACGTTACTGGCGATCTGGAGAAAGCGACTGGATACTACAATCGATGCATGACAATTCAGGAGAGCGTGTTCGGCCCCGACTACTACTACCTCGCTCCAACGCTGCAGGCCCTCGGGACGATCCACTTCCGCCAGGGCGACTACGAAGAGGCACGAGCGTGCCTCAATCGTGCGCTGGAGTTGCAGAACAAGGAGCACGGAGAGAACTCGGTGTACCACGTAGAGACACTGATGACGTTGGCGGCGCTGTACGATCAGAGCGGAAACAAGGACCTTACGGAAGAAACGTTCAAGCAAATCCTCTCGATTCTGGAGGAGAACTACTCCCCCGACCACCCGAATGTCGGCGTGACCAAAAGCAACCTTGCGCTGTTCTACTACCAGCAGGGGCGCTACAGCGAAGCCGATCCGTTGTACCGCCAAGCGCTGGCGAATTTGACAAAGGCCTACGGCGCCGCGCATCCATTCACGAGTCAGACCTGCAGGAGCACAGCGCTGAATCTCTACTACTGGGCGGACGAATCGGATCCGGAAAACGCTCCGGAACGCTGGCAAGTCCTGCAGCAGTTTATCGATGAGAATCGGGGAGGCCTGACGGAAGTCGTCGCCGATCGCTTCCAGGCCGAGGTCTGGATGGGCACAGGCGAACGGGAAAAGGCCTGCGAACTGGTCAATCGCCTTGTGCAGGAAAACGACGATCTCGGCGAAGCCATCCTGCGCCTCGCCGAGGAATGTGGAATTGGAGTGCCGCCGCCTGCCAGTGATGAGAACCTCTGA
- a CDS encoding VCBS repeat-containing protein, protein MRRHLWFLLLGFWVLAGGGPAAEIPADFHPNLGPADRENLYENRQPVVLRRAELPARVINHEHLPVVRSQGDENICAWFALAYYIRTYQEAREQGWVHPDASTHPERVIDVYSLSRFNNYLSVMYVFGAKTFDTYWSSTDSIPPPEVFAEMQRHRLEHYWSPAASTAEEQLTNVKQQLAGGDIVYSEIYASPNFDYYPNYGEGIDDNVFLAYAGPGNRGLHAITMIGYDDDMAYTDGGVPKSGALLAVNSWGPGWGVELPEMGTAGFIWISYDFFKSQMADTIILQEDRPSVDCRDYAIVDYVHENADELILSVNVGDSDIGPDEHRSLSLDQALGMRRVDGPIPVPIDRFTEIGALNFNLSFADMDLPIIYGAGQRVGVIRSFEVQLDDGASVWKCEDTMVPTIDFNPLASPPEFPDALQIMEAGLFEERYVDKRDGHPMFLGYGDYTLKAGDLDRDGDVDLVECYPTGGDTQYEIELRRNNGDGTFDLYDTNLPIGDIALVDAADFNRDGFLDVVLKVGTEFAIYHRDTVFGQFVDSGARFSGVEISLSARAVDWNHDGAMDIAITGRPDYYLPHPTETTWRFYWNDGSGSFTESSWRLPGTFQQWPHMEFADINRDGWEDLVVAMHTEADDYGIWIFGFAGEEVPLREIASISGMHYKDIEGLAVADVTGDGWVDIITTNSDGEHTLHTNSSGTSFTSSVWGFTGLDKFAFGDVDLDGLPDVAMAGEWNGEPHNGLYRNVDNTRQSYLCGPDIVVAVAGESADLTNADVALADFDDDGDLDFVVAGVFNPDSIDWWEHYSGLHYYENLTAQPERLNLPNQAPAAPEVALQSLDTGSGALAIEFLPPADDYTPADQLGYQYALGTMPGWGDLSTDAFAFGQPLMARPTASSGTAAIALHVPTDRASFVRLRAIDEGLAASEWSEPLLVMPPGVAHPFDINRDNLVDAADAVELRQLFYTTIPDDIGRGDLNGDGKVGDPDRVLLARDLTGHGIADPTLIDVLSVTPEDGGILVTDDFVVNVPAGAVSEYLEIEFYRGQEPMPMPGAIADSIVRMEGVPVTHTQPFQVAFPIGAYNPDSTVLMYGREGYVTSVWDDVMSWKILRPVSTQDGMLTFDLPSLEDPAREVGRGGYQISKVTRYIGLGEYVFQMESDHFLVQFDQSVETGDIVEMLDAVEWAWDQLRNIYKFDIGGIDGKINIQVLEGINYAGYYDRDDDYIGVNSHGLTQALPPGNFLTSTRTAVHETMHRFTAQYYKPASALTWNWKKDTEWPDEACAIWLECTYNLDSGEAARTLLDNNFMAPFERSFEGGVKADPDQYGYGLATLVRYMVQGQGKTTFPKTLWDNIKLKKETLVAIETAAGAPATDWWHDYTSALLSNELYRIPNSVLSPRLKVREFDTTSILPTDINEGPYTQLIMPDVEFLTSPLFSTLLDNQKLEPDMKISHCLTTIPGTNVEFSAFAHYGTSTPSEFIMAPLGATKPMNAGLKLDVPMEQAYLNEPGWRIVSLVSMLSESPGSENPLRMQIAVTRDRVWNGPENINVQNGGTIVIGTDEGFAAAFDVTYSLEGPGLARVKTTDYDNYGTLFQAWLLGETPADFTLNVSATQTVSSKREDYVGGYTIHTAGPIKTYRFEAFSDDVDGGQTELTYEDPAGSFQFTIGQDSLNWGGNLQAVYDITENRYDADDNLIESTPHPNQTTSLSSVWLPPYPWMVQTEER, encoded by the coding sequence ATGCGGCGTCATCTCTGGTTCTTGCTCCTGGGATTTTGGGTGTTGGCAGGAGGTGGACCGGCGGCGGAGATCCCAGCGGATTTCCATCCCAATCTCGGCCCTGCAGATCGCGAGAATCTGTATGAGAATCGCCAGCCCGTCGTGCTGCGACGCGCCGAACTGCCCGCGCGAGTCATCAATCACGAGCACCTGCCGGTTGTGCGCAGCCAGGGCGATGAGAACATCTGCGCCTGGTTCGCGTTGGCGTACTACATCCGCACGTATCAGGAAGCTCGCGAGCAGGGTTGGGTTCATCCGGACGCGAGCACTCATCCGGAGCGCGTGATCGATGTCTACTCCCTCTCTCGATTCAACAACTACCTGAGCGTGATGTATGTCTTCGGCGCGAAGACGTTCGATACGTATTGGAGTTCCACCGATTCCATTCCTCCGCCCGAAGTCTTCGCCGAAATGCAACGTCATCGACTGGAGCACTACTGGTCGCCTGCAGCGTCCACAGCCGAGGAGCAGTTGACGAATGTGAAGCAGCAACTGGCCGGCGGCGACATTGTCTATTCCGAAATCTATGCATCACCGAATTTTGACTACTACCCGAACTACGGCGAGGGAATCGACGACAATGTCTTCCTTGCTTACGCAGGTCCGGGGAATCGTGGCCTGCATGCCATAACAATGATCGGTTACGACGACGACATGGCGTACACGGATGGTGGCGTGCCGAAGAGCGGCGCTCTGCTGGCCGTCAATTCCTGGGGCCCGGGCTGGGGTGTGGAACTGCCGGAAATGGGAACGGCCGGGTTCATCTGGATCAGCTACGATTTCTTCAAGTCGCAGATGGCAGACACGATCATTCTGCAAGAAGATCGTCCATCCGTGGACTGTCGTGATTATGCGATCGTCGACTACGTGCATGAAAATGCCGACGAGTTGATCCTGAGTGTCAATGTTGGGGATTCGGATATCGGACCGGACGAGCATCGGTCACTGTCGCTGGACCAGGCGTTGGGCATGCGCCGTGTGGATGGTCCGATCCCTGTGCCCATCGATCGGTTCACGGAGATCGGTGCGCTCAACTTCAATCTGTCCTTCGCAGACATGGACCTCCCGATTATCTACGGCGCGGGGCAACGCGTGGGGGTGATTCGTTCCTTCGAGGTCCAGTTGGACGACGGCGCATCCGTTTGGAAATGCGAGGATACCATGGTGCCGACCATTGATTTCAATCCGCTGGCCAGCCCCCCCGAGTTCCCCGATGCTTTGCAGATCATGGAGGCGGGTCTGTTCGAGGAACGCTATGTGGACAAGCGTGATGGCCATCCGATGTTTCTTGGGTACGGCGACTATACGCTAAAGGCCGGCGACCTCGATCGAGATGGAGACGTAGATCTTGTGGAGTGCTATCCCACCGGAGGCGATACGCAGTACGAGATCGAATTACGCCGTAACAATGGCGACGGAACGTTCGATCTCTACGACACGAATCTACCAATCGGAGATATCGCGCTGGTGGATGCGGCGGACTTCAATCGGGATGGCTTTCTGGACGTGGTTCTAAAAGTAGGGACGGAGTTTGCCATTTATCATCGGGATACGGTGTTCGGCCAGTTTGTGGATTCCGGCGCTCGCTTCTCGGGAGTAGAGATTTCCCTTTCCGCTCGAGCCGTGGACTGGAATCACGATGGCGCGATGGACATCGCGATCACCGGGCGACCGGATTACTACCTTCCGCATCCGACAGAGACGACATGGCGGTTCTACTGGAATGACGGCTCCGGGAGCTTCACGGAATCTTCCTGGCGTCTTCCCGGCACTTTCCAGCAGTGGCCCCATATGGAATTTGCCGACATCAATCGCGATGGATGGGAAGATCTCGTCGTGGCGATGCATACCGAGGCGGACGATTATGGGATTTGGATCTTTGGTTTTGCCGGAGAGGAAGTGCCGCTTCGGGAGATTGCGTCAATCAGCGGGATGCACTACAAGGACATTGAGGGGTTGGCCGTCGCAGACGTGACCGGCGACGGATGGGTCGACATCATCACGACGAACAGCGATGGCGAGCACACGCTTCATACGAACTCATCCGGTACATCTTTCACCTCTTCAGTATGGGGATTCACGGGGTTGGATAAGTTCGCCTTCGGCGATGTCGATCTGGACGGACTCCCGGATGTGGCGATGGCGGGGGAGTGGAATGGCGAGCCGCACAATGGCCTTTATCGGAATGTAGACAACACGCGGCAGTCCTATCTCTGCGGGCCGGACATCGTGGTTGCGGTGGCCGGTGAATCGGCAGATTTGACGAACGCGGACGTGGCGTTGGCAGATTTCGACGATGACGGCGACTTGGACTTCGTTGTCGCCGGCGTGTTCAACCCGGATTCGATTGACTGGTGGGAACACTATTCCGGGTTGCACTACTACGAAAACCTGACGGCTCAGCCGGAGCGTCTGAATCTGCCCAATCAAGCACCCGCCGCGCCGGAAGTTGCCCTACAATCTCTCGATACGGGCAGTGGTGCCTTGGCGATTGAGTTTCTTCCCCCGGCCGATGATTACACCCCGGCGGATCAACTGGGTTATCAGTATGCCCTCGGCACCATGCCCGGGTGGGGAGACTTGTCGACGGATGCGTTTGCCTTCGGTCAACCTCTCATGGCGCGGCCGACTGCCAGTTCCGGGACGGCGGCCATTGCTCTTCATGTGCCGACAGATCGGGCGAGTTTCGTCCGGCTCCGCGCAATCGACGAAGGCCTGGCCGCTTCTGAATGGAGCGAACCGCTTCTGGTAATGCCGCCGGGCGTTGCGCATCCATTCGATATCAACCGTGACAATCTCGTCGACGCGGCCGATGCGGTCGAATTGCGACAACTCTTCTACACAACGATTCCAGACGACATCGGCCGTGGCGATTTAAACGGTGATGGGAAAGTCGGTGATCCAGATCGCGTTCTGCTCGCTCGGGACTTGACTGGTCACGGTATTGCAGATCCTACGCTGATCGATGTTCTGAGTGTGACGCCGGAGGATGGCGGGATTCTTGTGACGGACGACTTCGTGGTCAACGTTCCTGCTGGAGCCGTGAGCGAGTATCTGGAAATCGAATTCTACCGTGGCCAGGAACCCATGCCGATGCCAGGCGCCATCGCCGATTCGATCGTGCGCATGGAAGGCGTACCCGTCACTCATACGCAGCCATTCCAGGTGGCTTTCCCCATTGGGGCGTACAATCCGGACTCCACAGTCCTGATGTATGGGCGAGAGGGATATGTGACCTCGGTCTGGGATGATGTCATGTCATGGAAGATTCTGCGGCCCGTGTCCACTCAGGATGGAATGCTGACTTTCGATCTGCCGTCTTTGGAGGATCCTGCGCGCGAGGTCGGCAGAGGTGGCTACCAGATCAGCAAAGTGACTCGCTACATAGGCTTGGGGGAGTACGTTTTTCAAATGGAAAGCGACCACTTTCTTGTGCAGTTTGACCAATCAGTCGAAACAGGCGACATCGTCGAAATGTTGGATGCCGTCGAGTGGGCCTGGGATCAACTAAGGAACATCTACAAGTTCGACATCGGCGGTATCGATGGCAAAATCAACATCCAAGTATTGGAAGGCATCAACTACGCGGGATATTACGATCGGGATGATGACTATATCGGAGTGAACTCCCATGGACTCACTCAGGCGCTCCCGCCGGGCAACTTCCTCACCTCCACGCGGACTGCAGTGCACGAGACAATGCATCGATTTACGGCCCAGTATTACAAGCCGGCATCTGCGCTGACCTGGAATTGGAAGAAAGACACCGAATGGCCCGACGAGGCGTGCGCGATCTGGTTGGAATGCACGTATAACCTCGACTCAGGCGAAGCGGCCCGAACGTTGCTCGATAACAACTTCATGGCGCCCTTCGAACGCTCCTTCGAGGGCGGCGTGAAGGCAGACCCGGACCAGTATGGCTATGGCCTGGCCACGCTTGTGCGCTACATGGTGCAAGGACAGGGCAAGACGACGTTCCCAAAGACCCTTTGGGACAACATCAAGCTGAAGAAAGAGACGCTGGTTGCCATCGAGACCGCTGCCGGCGCGCCGGCCACCGATTGGTGGCACGACTATACGTCCGCTCTTCTATCCAACGAGCTCTATAGAATACCCAACAGTGTCCTGTCCCCGCGATTGAAAGTCCGAGAATTCGATACCACATCGATCCTGCCCACAGATATCAACGAAGGTCCCTATACGCAGCTCATTATGCCTGATGTCGAGTTCCTGACTTCGCCATTGTTCAGCACTTTGCTCGACAATCAGAAGCTCGAACCGGACATGAAGATCAGCCATTGCCTGACCACAATTCCCGGCACAAACGTCGAGTTCTCCGCCTTCGCGCATTATGGTACTTCGACCCCATCGGAATTCATCATGGCTCCGTTGGGTGCCACAAAACCAATGAACGCCGGCCTCAAGCTCGACGTTCCCATGGAGCAGGCCTACCTCAACGAACCGGGCTGGCGAATCGTCAGCCTTGTCTCCATGCTCTCCGAATCTCCCGGCTCCGAAAACCCGTTGCGCATGCAAATCGCCGTAACGCGCGATCGCGTCTGGAATGGACCGGAGAACATCAATGTCCAGAACGGTGGCACGATCGTCATTGGCACCGATGAGGGGTTTGCCGCCGCCTTCGATGTCACGTATTCGCTCGAAGGCCCCGGCCTCGCGCGCGTGAAGACGACTGACTACGACAACTATGGCACGTTGTTCCAGGCCTGGCTGCTGGGAGAGACACCAGCCGACTTCACGTTGAACGTCTCGGCCACACAGACTGTAAGCAGCAAGCGTGAGGACTATGTCGGCGGCTACACCATCCACACTGCAGGTCCGATCAAGACCTATCGATTCGAGGCCTTCAGCGATGACGTCGACGGAGGACAGACGGAACTGACTTACGAGGATCCCGCCGGTTCCTTCCAGTTCACGATTGGACAAGATTCCCTCAACTGGGGCGGTAATCTCCAGGCCGTCTACGACATCACGGAGAATCGCTACGACGCCGATGACAATCTGATCGAAAGTACGCCGCATCCAAACCAGACGACCAGCCTGTCCTCCGTCTGGCTGCCACCTTACCCGTGGATGGTGCAAACAGAGGAGCGATGA
- a CDS encoding sigma-70 family RNA polymerase sigma factor encodes MARESNDNATEQPVPSAREATDFAELFEVSRSTVWTICYRVLHGRECEAEEAFQSTFSRLLDSSRKGAVTLSAREETLVVLRRYAYCEANALRKRLAGRTRKELVVGELPERQATGVSPRLGAQQNEERAKLEGLVEMLPERYRLPILLHYFHGMTHAQIGDALGRPLSTVSNQIARGLRKLEPMARRAGFTRSSVALAVVAGGAQLLSPPSASAAETHQVAHVACTEGSTIGGASTTVAISKGTVAAIIFGATLILVVAAGFTVKSQLAASGAAPTPSSTPTAVSPAPSKDLQATSSATAPTPTPSEGNASPPSRSY; translated from the coding sequence ATGGCGCGCGAGTCCAATGACAATGCCACCGAGCAACCAGTGCCGTCTGCTCGAGAGGCAACAGATTTTGCGGAACTGTTCGAGGTGTCCCGATCAACCGTCTGGACGATCTGCTACCGAGTTCTGCACGGCCGTGAATGCGAGGCCGAAGAGGCGTTCCAATCCACCTTCTCTCGGTTGTTGGATTCCTCGCGAAAGGGTGCCGTGACGCTCAGTGCCCGTGAGGAGACGCTTGTCGTCCTACGCCGCTACGCCTATTGCGAAGCGAACGCCTTGCGAAAGCGCCTCGCCGGACGGACGCGAAAGGAGTTGGTCGTGGGGGAACTTCCCGAGAGACAAGCGACTGGAGTCTCGCCACGCCTGGGGGCACAGCAAAACGAAGAGCGCGCGAAACTCGAAGGGCTGGTGGAGATGTTGCCGGAACGCTATCGCCTCCCTATCCTGCTGCACTATTTCCACGGCATGACGCATGCGCAGATCGGCGATGCGCTGGGGCGCCCCCTGAGCACCGTCTCCAATCAGATTGCTCGCGGGCTGAGGAAGCTGGAGCCTATGGCGCGACGAGCCGGATTCACCAGAAGCAGTGTGGCACTGGCTGTTGTGGCAGGAGGGGCGCAACTTCTCTCGCCTCCGAGCGCGAGTGCAGCGGAGACACACCAGGTCGCACACGTGGCTTGCACCGAAGGCAGCACGATCGGCGGCGCAAGTACTACGGTGGCGATATCCAAGGGTACCGTCGCCGCCATCATCTTTGGGGCCACGCTAATCCTCGTCGTTGCGGCCGGATTCACAGTCAAGAGCCAACTTGCGGCGAGTGGGGCCGCTCCGACTCCGTCAAGCACGCCCACTGCAGTCAGCCCGGCGCCTTCGAAGGACCTGCAGGCGACCAGTTCGGCCACAGCACCCACCCCGACTCCCTCAGAGGGCAATGCCTCCCCCCCCTCAAGAAGCTACTGA